Part of the Crossiella cryophila genome, GGTCATCAGCGGTGTCCACAGCGCGCCGACCAGCAGCTTCCCTGGCTGGTCCACGGCCTGTCCGGGCAGCAGCGCGGCGGGTTCGGTGACCGCGACGGTGAAGGCACCTGGCTGGGCGGGCGCCGGGGCCTCCGGGGTGGTGCAGGCGGTCAGACCGCTGATCGCCAGGGCCATCAGCAGGGCGTTGCGGCGGCGCATCCGGGCTTCCTCCTTCTGGGGGCGGACAGGTCGATGCCTTGTCCCCCACGGCATCCCAGCCTAGGTTGTTCCTGGCCGAACGATCGGGAGGGCGTTATGGCTCGGGTAGGGAAGCGGTCCGGGATCGTCGCGATGATCACCGCGCTGGCGCTGGCGGCCACCGCGCTGCCGGCGTGGGCCTGTGACGAGGAGCAACCGGAGTTCCAGGCGCCCGCCGCCGCCTCCGGGCACGCGCACGGCAAGAGCGGCAAGGACACCGGCGCGGTCAAGAACGTCGAACTGGTCGGCTCGGTGCCGGGCGCGCAGGGCGCGATCGCGCTGGACTTCCTGCAGTACGGCCGCCAGGACGTGCTGCTGGTCTCCGGGCAGTTCGGGCTGAAGTCCTACGACATCAGCAAGGACCCGGCCAAGCCGGTGCAGATCGGCGAGCTGTCCATGCCCGGCCTGTGGGAGACCGAGGACACCGAGGTCGACCCCAAGCGCAAGCTGGTCTTCCTGGCCAGGGACCCCAGGGCCTTCGGCGGCAACGTGCAGACCGGCAAGTCCGGCGTGTACATCGTCGACGCCAAGGACCCGGCCAAGCTCACCGTGCTCAGCTTCGTCGAGTTGCCCGCCGGGCACACCACGAGCTGCATCGAGGACTGCCGCTACCTGTGGACCGGCGGCCCGGCCAAGGCCGCGGACATGCCAGCCGACTGGGGCGGGCGCCCGGTGTGGGTGACCGACATCCGGGATCCGCGCAACCCCAAGGTCTTCGCCAAGCCCATCGACACCGGCCGCAACGACGGCAAGACCGACTACGTGCACGACGTCCAGGTCGACGCCACCGGCATCGCCTGGGCCGCCGGCCGGGGCGGCGTGCGCGGGTACCGGACCAGCGGCTGGCACTGGGACCCGGTGGCCAACCGGATCCGCAAGGCCACCCCGTGGGACCCGATCCCCT contains:
- a CDS encoding LVIVD repeat-containing protein, with product MARVGKRSGIVAMITALALAATALPAWACDEEQPEFQAPAAASGHAHGKSGKDTGAVKNVELVGSVPGAQGAIALDFLQYGRQDVLLVSGQFGLKSYDISKDPAKPVQIGELSMPGLWETEDTEVDPKRKLVFLARDPRAFGGNVQTGKSGVYIVDAKDPAKLTVLSFVELPAGHTTSCIEDCRYLWTGGPAKAADMPADWGGRPVWVTDIRDPRNPKVFAKPIDTGRNDGKTDYVHDVQVDATGIAWAAGRGGVRGYRTSGWHWDPVANRIRKATPWDPIPYAGGGIDELAAASKFMHNSYRQVGRRAGDGANPWHYGGGDLLFATEEAFNPGCAADGVLVISSLKGSYGGEGWRSSKEKPFRLNTVGTWSVAGQEGSNPDSGDCSAHYFDIRGNILVQSFYAQGTRFIDVSDPTNPTQVGYFRPVDAASWEPAWHRGLTYVADNKRGIDILKLTK